The region GAATTTAGATCTCCCCAATTCCTAGAGGGTTGAGGGAGAAAATGCCAAGTTAGTCAGTTGTTATTATTGTTAGCCCCAATTCTCAGAGGGTCGTGGACTACTCTGATAGCCATCGTTGTTGAACAACTCAGGGTGATGAATTCATGTATCTGGTTATGAGTCTAAACTTTAATACATGgtccaaattgaaagaaaagaaaagaaaaaacaaaacttgaaattatttgaatttccatattgtgaaaattaaattaattacgcgattttgaatttaattaaaaagcttattttctttattcgatttgtcaacatcaaaatattaaattttattaatattagaaatttcttttattgtaatgttattaatgatatttataatcatgtTTTAGTTTGTTTCTATCAATTAATTTGTGTCCAATACTTATGTaatgatttatatgatattagCACCACTGAGCATAAAAAttgctcagcgtacggtttgtctATTTTTCCATGTGTAGGTAGTTAGATTCGCTAGATCGTTCCAGCAGCATCCGAAGAAGCAAAGTTCAGCTCAAACAATGTTGGTAAAAAATTTACTTTATAGTTGatgtaaatggcatgtacctaggcttgtatatttataatattatgtcgtaaactgaatttaaatattttcgttATATTTTCTTTACTAGTACTTTATAACTAATGTTTTGGATGAAAAAGTAAAGCATAGAAATCTAGTTTACTGGTATGTTTTGAGAAATCGAAGTGTGGGAAATTGATTTAGGAGATGATTTGAATGTGATTATATTGTGAAATCTAAATTTTTGCAGGGGATTTTTACGTAAAATAGGTAGAACTGttgccaaaatttttataaaataattttaccactaCGTTTccttttcaagaaaaaaattaaaaaattagttgcTTTGGCAACGAAATGTGGCATTTTGTATTCGAATCCAACAACTGGGTCAGGTATAAGGTGTCACATgcccaaatatgcaaaatttttaaaagagttgTTAACAAATAAACAGAAGTTAAAAGAGCTATCCACCATGGAACTAAATAAGGAGTGCTTGGTCATTATCCAAAACAAACTGCCCATTAAagtgaaagatctagggagttttactatcccttgttttattggtagtttaaacattaaaaaagcaTTGGCTGATTTGGGTGCTAGTATAAATTTagccttataaaatgttcaagtaACTTGGTCTTGGTGAaccaaaacccactaggatgaatattcaattagctgatatatctattaaatatcctagaggtattattgaagatgtacttgtgaaagtagataaatttatattctatgttaattttgttatactTGATATGGATAAGGATATTGAGGTGCCTTTGATTTTAGGTCTACCTTTTTTAGTCACTACTAGAGCTATTATTGACAAGGGTAATGGTAAACTTGTGGTTAGGGTAGGTGATGAGGAGATCGTTTTTCAAATACATGATGCCATGCGAGTTTCTAGTAGATGATTccttttattttatcaattctaTTGATCATGCGATTCAAGATTCATTGTAGGAAATTGTTTAcaaggacacgttggaactgtgcATTGTTCGAGGTGAGAAGGTTGATGAGGATAATTTTGTGTCAAGTGAAATGAGAATTAATCTGGATGCTAATGAGTCTTCACTGAGACAAAAAGAGTTCGAGACCATTGAGGTACGTAAAGAACTGAAGTCGAAGCCCTCCATTGAAAAACCTCCCAAATTGGAGCTAAAACAATTACTGAATCATTTGGAGCATGTATTCCTTGGAGAAAACTCTACATTTCCATTAATTATTGCTTTAGACTTAGTCACATGAGAAGGATGAGTTACTTCAAGTGCTAAAGGAACATAAAAGAGTTATAGCCTGGAAAATTTATGATATCAGAGGGATCAGCCcctctttttgcacccacaagaTCTTAGTGGAAGACAAGGATAAGCCATGTGTGCAATCTCAAAGGAGGTTAAATCCAAATATGAAGGAAGTTGTAAAGGCTGatgtaattaaacttctagataaCAGAGTTATTTACCCTATATTTGATGGTACTTGGGTGAGTCTTGTGCAGGTTGTTCCTGAGAAAGGACGCATGACTATTGTGGCTAATGAGAAAAATGAGTTGATTCCAACAAGAACAGTCACAAGGTGAAGAGTCTGTATTGACTACAGGAAGCTGAATGATGCTACAAGGAAAAACCATTTTCCTCTATCGTTCGTGGATGAAATGTTGGAGAGGTTGTTTGGTTATATGTACTACTACCTTTTGGATGGACTTTTTGGTTACTTTCAAATCCTGATAGCTCTCGAGGATCAAGAAAAtacgacatttacatgtccatatggtacgtttgcttactGAAGAATgtcttttggattatgtaatgccctTGCTACTTTTTAGCATTGCATGTTAGCCATCTTTGGCGAATTTGTGGAAGTATTTATGGACGACTTCTCAGTATTCAGTAATTCTATCCATCTATACCTtaaaaatttgaaacaatttttaataagatgtgagaaAACGAACCTTatgcttaattgggaaaaatgtcgcTTTATGGTTCATGAAGGGATTGTTTTGGGTcacaaaatttctagtaaagggattgaggttgataaagcaCAAAATTAAACCATCGAGAAAGTACCTCCCCTTAATTCAATTAAGGCTATCAGAAGTTTTTTAGGACATGTTGGTTTCTATAagagatttatcaaagatttttccAAAATAAAGAAGTCTTTAACTAATCTGCTAGAAAAAGATGTGTCATTTAATTTCAGTCAGGAATGTTTAGAGGCATTTAATGTTCTTAAGGAAAAATTAATCAACGCCCTGGTTAtggttgcacctgattggaatttaccctttgaactaatgtgtgatgtgaGTGATTTTATAGTAGTTGCAGTTCTTAGACAACAAAGAGACAAACACTTTCAGccgatctattatgctagcaagacTCTGACAGATGCACAAGAGAATTACACAACTACAGAAAAAGAATTGCTagttgtggtttttgcatttgataaatttataccttatttaatattgtctaaagttatTGTGTATACTGACCACTTTGCTTTTTGCTACCTTTTTTACTAAACCGGATGCAAAACTTAGACTTATAAGGTGAATTTTATTGTTGCAAGAATTTAATTTGGAGATTAGAGACAAGAAAGGAGATGAAAATCTTGTAGAAAACCACCTCTCAAGGCTCGAGAATCCCCATATTGAGAAGCTTGATGACATGATAAATGATTGGTTTCTTGAAGAGAGGCTTTACGTGGTAAATGAATCTGAAGTCCCTTGGTTTGCAGATATTGCAAATTATTTGGTTTCTAATATTCTACCGAAAGGTTTATCTCATTGATAATGGCTTTCTAGGTCTACAACCCAAGTGCAGGTTATATTCAAGTGATAAAATCTTGGGAGTTCGAGGTCAATCCACAGAAAATTTGATTAGGACTTACAAGATTACAAGTATTATGCTAGAACAGAAATTTAacactaatgtaacaccccaaaccccgcCTA is a window of Gossypium hirsutum isolate 1008001.06 chromosome D08, Gossypium_hirsutum_v2.1, whole genome shotgun sequence DNA encoding:
- the LOC107899891 gene encoding uncharacterized protein produces the protein MDKDIEVPLILGLPFLVTTRAIIDKGNGKLVVREIVYKDTLELCIVRGEKVDEDNFVSSEMRINLDANESSLRQKEFETIEVVPEKGRMTIVANEKNELIPTRTVTSQECLEAFNVLKEKLINALVMVAPDWNLPFELMCDVSDFIVVAVLRQQRDKHFQPIYYASKTLTDAQENYTTTEKELLVVIRDKKGDENLVENHLSRLENPHIEKLDDMINDWFLEERLYVVNESEVPWFADIANYLVSNILPKGLSH